ATTCCATTGGTTCAACTTTCTGCTCAAACACTCGTAACTAACTTTTTGTTCGACAAATGCCtttatcaagtcaggaatatgacagttgttttactAGCGTTTGATGTTATACATTTTTAgtcttcctttttttaatttttcctggagtttgttgttatttgtgttgtGCTTTCTGAATACTGGACTTGTGGTACCTACACGGGAAAATAGTCCAACAGCAACAGTATTCATCCagtaatataaaatttaaaaaaaaacaacatttgaaacaaaattactttttaaatagaatgattctctgtttatttattcataaaacgAAGAGCTATATGATGTTTAAACAAATCTAGAAAATAATCAATTGAATGTTACGATGCAATTATCACAATTTTACCATAATTCTAAAGCAATAAATATATTCGTTCTATGATCACTTTCTTACCTTGAAGGAAAACTAAATATTGGTGAATGGAAACTGACAAAGAGATGTAATGTGGCAGATGAAAATAAGGGGCGAAATGGGATTTTATCTCAAAATAGTTGTACTATTAACCAAAATTAGTTCATTTAATGGAATGTTATATGTTTAAAGATAATTCCAAGGAATAtaccttttttaaaacttatcgTACTGATCTTTTGAAGATACATTAGCTTTTTAGAAGGAATAAATCGGAACAGAACCCCTTATGTTAGATTACAGTCATTCTCTATAGTATTTGCAACCtatatttttgtactttatcGAATCCgaatgtatttgtttatttattatgttcTTTGTTAGAAAAAGGTCAGTTtattcttttgtgttttaatgaGAATTTTATTCATGTTGTACAATCTTCTTAAGTATTATTGACTACAACAATTTGCATCCGCTCTAAACGTTTAAACCTACGTATTATAACATTGGTTTTGTAACTTCGAACATGTTGTTCATTACCGCATCAGAATATATAACCAGCTGTTGGTTCAAATcgtatttgataaatattgtcgTGACGAAGTAAGGTCATGTTTTTTTacggatttgtttttataaatttctgaaTTACCAGTATTTTATAAGGTCTAACCAATCTTATTATACATAATTCCCAAACTTTACCATATATTTCTCATAATAACTCTTCTTTTAATCTatgattttgactgtccctttagtatctttcgtccgGCTCTTCCctgaaaagtttattttaaggtaTGGACTTTTGTCATTAATCACTATATGTATATAccaatataaaatgaaattttcttgAAACTTGCTAACATTGATGGACAGACCTTGATATTAGCTAACAAAAATAGATGCTAAAATATCTTTTAGATATGTACCATTGTTTGTTGTATTCTTGTCAACTTTGGCATGGGAATGACGTACATGTATTTTGATCACCACTAAATGAAGCGCAGGTGCTCCTACTATGAATTCCTCACAAAATAGGATATTAGATAGTGTCGACTTTTTTTTGTGCTCAGTTCAagcctggtatttatgatgaatttattcaTCGGGATTTAAAACTTGTACTGTTTTTCACTTCAGGgattaatagaaataaagtgtTTATTTGACAATATTCTATATTTGGAACAAGATATTAACAAGGAGTATCTGATTGAATTACATCTTTTGTTGAAATACTAGTTTGTACTAAAGTATGCTGTCTTCTAGATAGTTTGCTGTTGTTTAATTCCTTTTGACTGAGTGACATGGGACCCActtctcattttatttatatgatgaTTAATATAATCAACATGAACGCCTCTACAATGAAGTTGGAATAATCGATTTATACTTTCAGAAGGAGATCTTTCTGCAAGATTTCAATTATTTCTGATCGTTTATTTTTTTCCGCGTAAAATAAAGCTGTTCGACCATCGTTGTCTTTCTGATCGACGCAAGCTTTATGTTCGCACAATAATCGAACTATATCCACTCTGCCTTCCCTACAGGCAAGGTGTAAAGGCGATCTGTTATCGGATTTACTTTGATTAACGTCTGCACCATTTTCTAAAAGCAGCTTTGCAATCTCTGTATGGCCGTTGTAACTAGCTAGGTGTAGCGGAGAAGATCCATTTTTGTTGGGTTCATTTACGACTCCGCCATTCTTAAGAAGAAGTTCGACCACATCTTTGTGATTTTCATGTACTGCCAGATGTAACGGTGTTGATGTTTTGAGATTATTAACTTGGTGAACGTTGGCTCcattttgtaagagcaattcAACTATTTGTAAATGACCTTCGTGTGACGCTAAATGTAAGGGTGACGATCCATTTTCATTACCTTTATTTACAACTTCTGTAGCTCCTTTACTGAGCAAAAGTTCAACGACATTCGTATGACCTTCATGTGACGCTATGTGCAGTGGTGTTAAACCCGAATGATTCGCTTCATTTACTAGAACTCCTTCTTGAATTAAAACTTCTACCAATGACTTATTTCCCTCATGACATGCGTCAACCAATGATGTTGAGAATTCCATTTCTAAAACAGATTAACGAATATCTTgttcaataaaataatgataaaacaaagaacaaaatagatatatagattcacaactgcaacaagtgtattacgatatttctccagcACTCgatacaattaaattttaatatttaaagcgcGAAACTTGTCGAGAGTGGAGGAATATCATAATACAGAGTAATAAGGTAGAATCTGTTTCTTTAGTGATTTGTATCCTTtctgttcaaaaatataaagatagcTGTGTAGttttatgtgacgtcatcagacatgGTCGCGTTTTTTCATGACATCACAATAGGACAATAGGTGAACGTTACAGTTAAATGTCGACCAATCAATTTCCaagaacatatttttcatttacaaggagaaatatttttcacccACGAATGAAGAATTGTAAAAAGACCGCAAACATTAGAGAAAAGGTAATATAACTGATTATACGATATCTCATAACAGACGTAACGTAATGTCACCACCTCCTTAAActatcataaaattatttttgaaagatttgtaTTAAAAACACCCTCCTTAACTATAGAATAATCATTTTTAAGAATACAGCAACATAGTTTATGTAAGCTTTcgttttttattataaaaatttagcAAAATAACATGCCAAACTTATAAGTATGACACCGATAACATGTGTTTCAAATTCAATGATACAGCATAGTCGATATACTTGTCCTTTACTTGTAGTAAGGTGTGAACGTTTGGTCGAATTCAAAGCCAATATATACCGCTGCTTTTAAGATATACAGCGCTTTCTGAGATTTAGGCTTTGTCTTTATTATATGCATATTATTTGTACTGTGTCATTTAGAAAAGTGTCATACAGTTACACAATCATTCTCATTTTGATAAATACAGTAATGTCTGTAAACTTGACAATCCGAATTTTTATTGCCAAATTAACGagttttgttttgaaacttaCGATTCCTACTAGGATGTTTAGCTTGTCCGAATGACTCGATTTCTGCTCCGATTGTTGGGTTTAACTTTTTCACAGCCTAGGTATAGATACAAAGATATTTAATAGATTATCAATCAAATCGATATAAATGTAACACTTCCTCAGTATAGTATGTGGGGGAAATAGACGTGTCACAAAGTTAATATACGAATAGCACTTCAAGCCCTAGTAGAGACCATCTCAAATTGTATTGATGCTATTTTATGCCGGCGACCTGTATGGGTTTTTTTATATGCCGCATAGATATTAAAGGATGTAATCTTTCGTTGACTTGttggtgatcttctgctgttgtctttttctatggtcgggttgttgtctctctgacacatttcccatttccatccagctgaaggacgacgtcgggtgcgggaatttctcgctacattaaagacctgttccTGACCTTCTGATGAtgtcttttctatggtcgggttgttgtcactctgacacattccccatttccatccagctgaaggacgacgTCGGGTGCGggatttctcgctacattaaagacctgttgctGACCTTCTGATGATGTCtattctatggtcgggttgttgtcactctgacacattccccatttccattatcaattgtatttcgttaaatattttaattcttttagaATTGTTAGAAAAAATTGTCACCGTATGTCAATACGTGAGTACCAGTGAAAATTTCAAACGTTTTCGAATTGATTAGCCTTGATTGAGCACGCGAAACCTCTTTCAATTAAAACTGAATGCTACGAATATCACACTCGTGCTGACATTGGCGTTAATCACCGACCATTCAATAAATAACCACGAACACGAAAATACAATTGATAATTTATTCCACTTTCATGTTGGTCTATATGCGAACATTTAGCACATGCAAATTGAAAGCGGCTTAACAAAATCAGGTTGTGTCTTAAAATAGAGCgttcacatttttttacaaatccgCATGAGTATAAAAATGTGCTAAACTTATCCTAAATTTATTAGCATATCAATAAACTCTTAAGGTATAACTCCATTAATACAAAATCCCGTCAAAATTCAATAACAGCTAATTTTAAACCATGTGTGCATTATACAAAAGTATAGGCcatgaatttttaaatataataaatagatGCAACTGCATTGAAAATTGCCTTTCAAACATGTAGGACTATTGTTATTTGCCCGTTTTGGGAAATTCTTATTTACAAAACTGTTTTATCTGCCTGGgaattctgttttattttttcgaaaGAATACAATTATAAGACGACGGCCAAGGTGACTCGGATATACAATATACAGCTGAAAAACACTAAGAAAATCAGTAAAATAAGTCTGCACCAGCGTTACAAATTTATATGTCTATTAGGTCATCATCCCAGCATAATTTAACATCATTCATTTAATCTTTTCCAAAACgtgattttgtcaaattctaTTAATGTTTGGGTCAAAACTCAGTTAGGACCACCCCTCAAGTTCAGTTGAGTAtgcaataaattattaaaatttgtttctCAGAAGACTTCCTTGAGATGTCACAATTGTTTGCTACATTTTAGCATTCAAATGCTGTGTACTTATTCCTTTTATAATCTATGAAGAACATAGAATTGAGgaagaaaatggggaatgtgtcagagagacaacaacccgaccaaagatcGGAAAACAGacgaaggtcaccaatgggttttAATACAGAGAGAACATCcctcacattttatttttccagTTCGCTGTATTTTACAAGTACcgcaaataatataaaaaaactgacaGTATTGAATATTTAAACTAATTAATATACTGGCCTTTATGACATCATCGCAAATTTGTTTGAATTCTGAATCTGGAAAGCTAAAATATGTCGCATGTGCTATTTTATTTCGGTAGAATTTAATTGTAGATACCGCTGCTTCATCATTGCGGTCAGTTGGAACTGGTACCACGTTATCACAAATTTTCATTCCAACAATATGCCGCAGGAGGCACGTCATTAACGATATATCCAGGTGTTCAGATCGAAGTTCCACACCTAAATATACAAGACAAAATATACCTTTTGACTTtcagcatgtacatgtatctcttaaaatttatttctcccTATCATTTattaatcaatttcaaatacattgaaGGATTAGCACTCATAGCTAGGTATCTTATGTCACaatcccagtagtcagcactttttgtgctgacatgatttgtcattgatattgttatatttataaatttactgtttacaaatttttgattttttaaaaatactaaggcttttctgcCTCAGACAATGATTtcattagctgtatttggcaaaacatttaggaattttggtcctcaatcctcttcaactttgtactttatttggcctttttaactttttggattcgagcgtcactgatgaggcttttgtagacgaaacgcgcgtctggcgtatactaaatttagtcctggtatctatgatgagtttatgtacCCTATACTGTTTTATCAACGTCAAGAATAcattgataattatatttaaaaaagtagaCTTCGTCCCTCTTGATCTTTATACTGTTACTATTAGACGCTCGTGTGACAGTGTGGAATATATATCTACCGTGTCATAAACTTGAATAACCGCATAAACCTCATGCTAAGCAGCAGATAACAAAAAAGACCAGAACCACATAGACAAATTAaatgtgtatgtgtgtgtgtgtgttaaattTGTGGATTgagtatatataatttaaaaagtaaaatcacaagaaTACTGAGCTCCGAGAGatattcaatcggaaagtccctaatcacatggcaaaatcaaatgaaaaatcacatcacaaacgaatggacaacaactgttatattcctgacttgttacaagcatttttaaatgtagaaatgCAAAAATAACTTCTTGTTGTGATTTGTAATACACCTGTACTTTATTTCATGTTCATGTCAAAAACTATCATAAAATAGTTGTACTTAAATccttacaaatataaattgaaagtagGCTTACAACTCCAgaaattgaataataaaatataatgttattaGGCTAAGCGAACAACAAATGGATACACTCCATGTCttatacaaaaagaaaagtatAAATACCTTTTGGTGGTTTTAAGATTTTCTGTTGGGTTTGACTTAATCGACCCAGCTTGTTGTTGTTCAAATGCTTGAAAACTTCTTTCTGCAGTCTAACGGGGTCAATTTCTCTATCAACGATATATCTAAGTGCCTGGAGTGAATGTTTAGACAGCATGAAAGCGACATTGAGAaagttttcttcttcttttgacCGTGTAATAGTGACTGATGAAGACATGACGGTAAAACATTGGTGCATCACGGCACGGTATACatcattctaaaaaaaatgttaaaatattgtcacGTTTTGTATGACAGATTGTGGGTATAAAATTCATATATAGTAGCTTAACTAATAGATAATTGTAATCAATAGACAGTTATGAAGTAACACAACTGTGGTACATTTGccagttttttttataccacAGCTGTTTGATATCATATACACTATATGGATTTTCAATAAACCATAGGTATTGACTATTACATATATTGATTAAGGGGATTGACAAATAACAAAGCAGAACAAATGGCGccatattaatttattatgtgaatTAGAATGATTAAATGTCTGAGAACAATAGATCTTACGCAtttagatagaaaaaaataacaatattataGTAATAAACTTACATGTCTATTTGTGTACCGCGCTCTATCATCAAGGAAGTAATATGCACCATTCCTGACACTGAAGGCGTATCTTAAATATGACTATAGCGAAACCGAAAGTAAAGTTGTGTTTTCTAACCTGAAACTGTCGACCGTTTtctaaaaatcaatattattgaaagatctaaaattgaaatatgggCTATTGTGACCATATCCCCTTTTGGATTTGACTTTAGTATTGTTTAATACCTTGAATTGTAATAGCATATAAATTGCAATACGAGTTTTAAACATAACTGTTATTAACCGCTTGCAACACAGCTTTCATGTCTACATTTGTACATTAcgatttaacatgtttaatacatTCTTCGAAGATATTAGTCAACCATTTGTGTTTTTTCCTATTATAAATTTGGTTATTCTTAACAA
This is a stretch of genomic DNA from Mytilus trossulus isolate FHL-02 chromosome 6, PNRI_Mtr1.1.1.hap1, whole genome shotgun sequence. It encodes these proteins:
- the LOC134721723 gene encoding poly [ADP-ribose] polymerase tankyrase-2-like isoform X1; the encoded protein is MHQCFTVMSSSVTITRSKEEENFLNVAFMLSKHSLQALRYIVDREIDPVRLQKEVFKHLNNNKLGRLSQTQQKILKPPKGVELRSEHLDISLMTCLLRHIVGMKICDNVVPVPTDRNDEAAVSTIKFYRNKIAHATYFSFPDSEFKQICDDVIKAVKKLNPTIGAEIESFGQAKHPSRNQMEFSTSLVDACHEGNKSLVEVLIQEGVLVNEANHSGLTPLHIASHEGHTNVVELLLSKGATEVVNKGNENGSSPLHLASHEGHLQIVELLLQNGANVHQVNNLKTSTPLHLAVHENHKDVVELLLKNGGVVNEPNKNGSSPLHLASYNGHTEIAKLLLENGADVNQSKSDNRSPLHLACREGRVDIVRLLCEHKACVDQKDNDGRTALFYAEKNKRSEIIEILQKDLLLKV
- the LOC134721723 gene encoding ankyrin-1-like isoform X2 yields the protein MHQCFTVMSSSVTITRSKEEENFLNVAFMLSKHSLQALRYIVDREIDPVRLQKEVFKHLNNNKLGRLSQTQQKILKPPKGVELRSEHLDISLMTCLLRHIVGMKICDNVVPVPTDRNDEAAAVKKLNPTIGAEIESFGQAKHPSRNQMEFSTSLVDACHEGNKSLVEVLIQEGVLVNEANHSGLTPLHIASHEGHTNVVELLLSKGATEVVNKGNENGSSPLHLASHEGHLQIVELLLQNGANVHQVNNLKTSTPLHLAVHENHKDVVELLLKNGGVVNEPNKNGSSPLHLASYNGHTEIAKLLLENGADVNQSKSDNRSPLHLACREGRVDIVRLLCEHKACVDQKDNDGRTALFYAEKNKRSEIIEILQKDLLLKV